The genomic region AGCGTAATTGTGGCGTTTGTGGCGGCCACCGTGGCGGCATATTCCTACTTCATGGCTGCCCGCGGCCGGGCCCTCGGCGACTCCGACGTGGCGTGGCTGCGTCTCGGCCGGGGCGCTTTCATCGTGCACGGTGTGGCCGTAATGGCTGTTATCGGCTGTTTGTTCGGCATCATCCACGGGCACCGCTACGAGTATTACTACGCCTGGAGCCACTCCAGCAACCACCTGCCGGTGTACTACATGATTTCCTGCTTCTGGGAAGGGCAGGAGGGCAGCTTCCTGCTCTGGATCTTCTGGCACGTGCTGTTGGGTTTCGCCATCATGCGCTGGAACAAGCTTTGGGAGGCCCCCGTCATGGCCGTGTTTGCGGGCGTGCAGCTGTTTCTGACCAGCATGATTCTGGGCGTAGTGACCGGCGGCGTGAAAATCGGCTCCTCGCCCTTCATTCTGCTCCGCGACTTCCTCGTGGATCTGCCTGTATTCAAGCTCAACCCCAACTTCGTGCCCGAAGACGGCACCGGCCTGAACGCCTTGCTCCAGAACTACTGGATGGTGATTCACCCGCCCACGCTGTTCCTGGGCTTTGCCCTGACGCTGGTGCCGTTTGCCTTCGCCATTGCCGGCCTCTGGAAAGGCGAGCTGACCCGCTGGGTGAAGCCGGCGCTGCAGTGGAGCCTGTGGGGCGGCCTCGTGCTGGGCGTGGGCATCGTGATGGGCGCTTACTGGGCCTACGAAACGCTGAACTTCGGCGGCTACTGGAACTGGGACCCGGTGGAAAACGCCGTGTACATTCCGTGGCTGGTGCTGGTGGCCGGCATCCACGCGCTAGTGCTCTGGGACAAGCGCCGCACCGCGCTGCGCACCAGCTTCGTGCTGGTAGTAGCCACCTTCCTGCTGATTCTCTACGCTACCTTCCTTACCCGCTCGGGCGTGCTCGGCAACGCCTCCGTGCACTCGTTCACCGACCTGGGCCTCTCGGGCCAGCTGATGATTTACCTCGGTGCCTTCGTGGTGCTGGCCATCGGGCTGCTGGTGTACCGCTGGAAATCCATTCCGATTTCGGAGAAGGAGCTGACCACCTACAACCCCGAGCTGTGGGTGTTTGTGGGCGCCACGGTGCTGTGCCTGGGCGCGTTCCAGGTGCTCGTGACCACCAGCATTCCGGTGTATAACTCCTTCCTGGGTTTCATCGGCATCAAGTCCAACCTGGCGTTGCCCGCTGACCAGATTGCCCACTACTCCAAAATCCAGCTCTGGATGGGTGTGGGCGTGGCTTTACTTTCTGGCCTGGCGCAGCTGATGTGGTGGCAGCGCAATGACAAATCCACCGTCATCAATGCCGTCGGCACGCCGCTGGTACTCACGCTGCTCGGCTCGGCCCTCGTGATTCTGCTGCTCCGCTACAATGGCCACGAGATTCAGCCGGCCTACATTGCGCTGCTCACGGCCGGCCTGTTTGGCGTGCTGGCTAACATCAGCACCATTGCTCAACTGATTCTGCGCCGCGTGAAGCTCTCGGGTGGCGCGGTGGCTCACTTGGGCATTGCGCTGATGCTGCTGGGGGTGCTGGGCTCGGCCGGCTATTCTAATATCGTGTCCAAGAACGTGTCGGGTCTGGTGTACTCCAAGGAGTTTCCGGAAGACCTGAACCGCGACAACGTGCTGCTGTGGCGCAACGACTCGGCCCCGATGGGTGCCTACGACGTGAGCTATACCGGCCAGTACATTGACGTGCCCGGCGTGCCCGGCTACGTCAACAAGGACCTGCTGTTCCGCACCGCCGACGAGTACAAAGCCCTGGCCCGCGGCGACATCAAGCGTGCCGACAAGGTATACTACAAGGCGGGCGACACGGTGGAGATTCTGCCCGAAAACACCTACTACCGCGTCGAGTACAAGGACCGCGAAACCGGCGAGGCCTTCACGCTCTACCCCCGCGCCCAGGTGAACGAGGAAATGGGCGGCCTGCTGGCTTCGCCTGATATCAAGAAGTTCTTCAACCACGATATCTACTCCCACATCAGCTCCGTGCCCGACCCCAGCAAGGAAAAGGACTGGAGCGAGGTGAAGGAAAGCCAGCTGACCGTCGGCGACACGATTTACCTCAACGACTACTTCGCCGTGTTCCGCGGCGTGGAACCGGCCCAGCAAACCGCCGGCCTGGGCCTCGCCAAAGGCGACTTGGCCATCCAGGCCGACATGATGGTGTTTGGTGAGAAGAAGCAGTACCACGTCCACCCCGTGTTCGTGGTGCGCAACAAGATGATTGGCCGCGTGCCCGACGAAATCGAGGACCTTGGCCTGCGCATCTCGCTGAACACCGTGGACCCCACAGCCGGCAAGTTCACTTTCGGCGTGAGCACCACCCAGAAGGACTACATCATCCTGAAAGCGGTAGAAAAGCCCTTCATCAACCTGCTCTGGAGCGGTACGCTGCTGATGGCGCTGGGCTTCGGGCTGGCGCTGCGCAACGGCATCCGCCGCAAGCAGCCCGCGCCAACTGCCGAACATGTTCCGAGCCGGGTAGCCTCCCGCCAGGCCCGCCCCGAAGCCGTGGCCTAGCGTATTTTGATCCAAGGAAAAGCCCTGACAACGTGCTGTTGTCAGGGCTTTTTTTGCGTTGTGGCAATAAGGGCTCAGGCATAAATACAGGGCCTGCTATTGCTCCATTACCATCCCAGCCCCGGTGCGCAGATGCAGAATGGTTGCCCCGGCCGCCAGCCCAGCCAGGCAAGACCTCGCCTCCAGGCCAGTAGCCGCAGCCGGTAACGGGCGCTGCTGTGCAGCGTTGCTCCCTTGTTATCGGGCGATGACTAAGCGCAACTGGCTGGCAGCTGGCCACCAAGCACAAAAAAAGGGCAGCCACCAGGGCTGCCCTTTTGAAGAGTTACGCGGCGCGTAGTCTACTTGGTGATGGTCAGCTGACGCACGGTGTAGTCGGCGCCGGTCTGCACCTTCAGCAGGTACATGCCGTTGGCGAGGTCCGAGAGGTTCACTTCGTTGGTGAAGTTGTCCTTCAGTGCGGCCGTGTGCACCGTCTGGCCCAGCATGTTCACCACGCTCACCTGCAGGTTGCCTTTGGCGTTGGCGCCGCGCACGTCCAGTTTCACCAGGCCCGTAGATGGGTTAGGATACATGGCAATAGCGCGGTTCAGAGCTTCCGAAGTTGCCTGGGTACCGCCATTAGTAACTGCCTCAATCATGAAGCGGCCCAAGCTATTGGCTGCAGCATCTGCCGGAGCGCCGCCCGTGAGGGCAGTAGTGTAGAACGTACCGGTACGGGTAGGATCTTCCACTTGCAGGCCCAGTGGGAAGAAGGGAGCCGTACCGGTCGGAGCAGCGGCCTGCGCGAAGCCCGCATAGAATTCGCCGGCCGGAATAGTAACCGGAGTGGCGAACGTAAACGTTTTGGAAGTGCCGATGTCGCTGGTCTGGATAACGTAGTCAGGCGTACGGCCCAGAAGAGCGCCGGCATTGTCAAGCACTACAGCGTATACTGTGCGTCCAACGGCCGCCGTGCCGCCTTCCAGACGAGTGTTGATAGCCGTAACCGTGCGCGGAGCAGCAGCAGTGTATTTTACGGCAAAAATACCCGTGCCGGCAGCTGCACCCTGATTTGCCGTGAAGCCTACGCTGCCGTTGGTAGCAGCTACCGAAGGATCAGCAGCAGCAAACGTGGTAGCCTGAACCTGCTGGCTGTATGTTTGAGTGTTGTTGCCATTGGCGCCGTCGGCCGGAACCGTTACGGCAATGGCATTGGTCCCATTAGCTACGGGCGTAAACGTGTTAAACGTAACGGTTGCAACTGCGCCAGGAGCCAGCGTGGCTACAATTTTAGCATCGGCAAAGGTGTTGGCTCCCGTTACATTCAGCGTTACGGGTAGGTTGGTGAGAGCAGCCGTACCTGTGTTACGTATTACCGTCTGAATTACCTGCGGAGCGATAGGCGTTTTGCCCAATGCGTACATCGTAACGACTGCTGCATCGTTGGCTGGGGCCGGGTTGAATCCATACGTGCGGCCTGCATCCGGCAGCACGGCGCTACGCACGTTGTGGGCGTTGCCCGTGTAGTTGCCGGCTACGAAAGAAGCCAGCGACCATGCCTGTACCGAGCCCTTCGTTACCAGAACGGAGGTAGTAGCCGTATTGCCGGAGCCTTTGATGCCTACGCCGGCAGCCTTGAACGCATCGGGGCCCGCGCCGGCGGTGGCACTGCTGTACACAAACTCCACGCGGTTAGACGTTTCGTAGAGCTTCACCTGGAAGGAGATATTGGCGAACTGCTTACCTGCGGGCAGTTTGTCGCTCACGTTTTTCCACTGGATGGTGGTTACGCGCGAACCAGCTGCTCCCGTCGTGGCTACGCGGTATTCGGTGGTGGCGGTGCCTTCCAGATCCAGGTTCAGCGGCAGGAGCAGGTTGGTTTCGGTAGCGGTGTTCAGCGGACCACCGGCTGCAGCCTGAGGATCTGCATAGAAGAAAGGGGCTGCCGGAGCAGTGGTGCCCAGTTTCAGAAAACCGTTGGTGTTGAGTACGAAATCGGTAAACGCCGTACCGTTGAAGTTGAACGTGAAGCCAATAGGCGTGGAAGCCGAGTTAGCGTCGTCGTTGTTCGGCGTGGTAATAACGGTGCCGCTCGTGCCCAGGTCGGTGTAGGTGCCAGCCGAGTTGCTGGTACCGAACAAGTTGTAATTAAGCGCCTGTGCTTGTGCGGCGGTGGTACCGGCCAAGCCGAGCATAGCCGCTAGCGCCAGCTTGCGCCAAGGCGCAGTGTACGAATGTGTCATACGGGTAAGAGTGTTGGAAATGGTGAAGGGGTAAGAGTGGAAAAGACGAGAAATATGCCGTTAAACCAATATTTAAGGGCAACTCTTGAGCTTACAAGTTGAATACTTTTCCTGAGAACTACACAAGTCCTACCCGTAAAGCCATATTTCTGCCCGTACTTTTACACCATCCCTCAGCCCTCGTTTCTGCTTATGATTCCTGATCCGGTTCATCCTCTGCGCGTTGTGTTATTGGGTGCGGGCCGGGTAGCCAGCCAGCTGGCGCCGGCGCTGCACCAGGCCGGCCACCAGTTGGCCGGCGTATGGAGCCGCAACCCCGCCACCGCCGCCGCGCTGGCCGCCACTGTTCCCGGCACGCTCGTGCTGCCTACCCCCGATTTCGCCGCCCTGCCCCCCGCCGACATGTACCTGCTGGCCGTGCCCGATGCCGCCATTCCGGCGGTGCTGGCGCAGGCCCGCTTCCAGGCGGGGGCGCTGGTGGCGCACACCTCGGGCACGGTGCCGCTCAGCATCTTCGAGGATATGCCGGACATCGTGGGGGGCGTGTTCTACCCGCTCCAAACCTTCAGTGCCGGGCGTGCCGTTGACTGGCGCACGGTGCCGCTGTGCGTGGAAGGCGCCACGCCTGCGGCCCAGGCCACGCTGCTGGCGCTGGCCCATACCCTGAGCGGCAGCGTGCAGGCAGTGGGCACACCGCAGCGGCAGGCCATTCATATTGCCGCCGTGTTTGCCTGCAACTTCACCAATCACCTGCTGGGCATCAGCCACGCGTTGCTGGCGCAGCAGCAGCTGCCGCTGGCGCTGCTGGCCCCGCTGCTCCACGAAACCGTGGAAAAGGCCCTGGCGCATCCTCCATTCACGATGCAAACCGGCCCGGCCGCCCGGCAGGATGTGCCCACCCTGGCCCGGCATCAGGCCGCCCTGGCTCCGTATCCGGCCTG from Hymenobacter canadensis harbors:
- a CDS encoding T9SS type A sorting domain-containing protein, producing MTHSYTAPWRKLALAAMLGLAGTTAAQAQALNYNLFGTSNSAGTYTDLGTSGTVITTPNNDDANSASTPIGFTFNFNGTAFTDFVLNTNGFLKLGTTAPAAPFFYADPQAAAGGPLNTATETNLLLPLNLDLEGTATTEYRVATTGAAGSRVTTIQWKNVSDKLPAGKQFANISFQVKLYETSNRVEFVYSSATAGAGPDAFKAAGVGIKGSGNTATTSVLVTKGSVQAWSLASFVAGNYTGNAHNVRSAVLPDAGRTYGFNPAPANDAAVVTMYALGKTPIAPQVIQTVIRNTGTAALTNLPVTLNVTGANTFADAKIVATLAPGAVATVTFNTFTPVANGTNAIAVTVPADGANGNNTQTYSQQVQATTFAAADPSVAATNGSVGFTANQGAAAGTGIFAVKYTAAAPRTVTAINTRLEGGTAAVGRTVYAVVLDNAGALLGRTPDYVIQTSDIGTSKTFTFATPVTIPAGEFYAGFAQAAAPTGTAPFFPLGLQVEDPTRTGTFYTTALTGGAPADAAANSLGRFMIEAVTNGGTQATSEALNRAIAMYPNPSTGLVKLDVRGANAKGNLQVSVVNMLGQTVHTAALKDNFTNEVNLSDLANGMYLLKVQTGADYTVRQLTITK
- a CDS encoding Rossmann-like and DUF2520 domain-containing protein, which translates into the protein MIPDPVHPLRVVLLGAGRVASQLAPALHQAGHQLAGVWSRNPATAAALAATVPGTLVLPTPDFAALPPADMYLLAVPDAAIPAVLAQARFQAGALVAHTSGTVPLSIFEDMPDIVGGVFYPLQTFSAGRAVDWRTVPLCVEGATPAAQATLLALAHTLSGSVQAVGTPQRQAIHIAAVFACNFTNHLLGISHALLAQQQLPLALLAPLLHETVEKALAHPPFTMQTGPAARQDVPTLARHQAALAPYPAWLQVYNALTSSIQAQLPAPPANNQGAVVL
- the ccsA gene encoding cytochrome c biogenesis protein CcsA, with translation MLNTFIGDAGHLSVIVAFVAATVAAYSYFMAARGRALGDSDVAWLRLGRGAFIVHGVAVMAVIGCLFGIIHGHRYEYYYAWSHSSNHLPVYYMISCFWEGQEGSFLLWIFWHVLLGFAIMRWNKLWEAPVMAVFAGVQLFLTSMILGVVTGGVKIGSSPFILLRDFLVDLPVFKLNPNFVPEDGTGLNALLQNYWMVIHPPTLFLGFALTLVPFAFAIAGLWKGELTRWVKPALQWSLWGGLVLGVGIVMGAYWAYETLNFGGYWNWDPVENAVYIPWLVLVAGIHALVLWDKRRTALRTSFVLVVATFLLILYATFLTRSGVLGNASVHSFTDLGLSGQLMIYLGAFVVLAIGLLVYRWKSIPISEKELTTYNPELWVFVGATVLCLGAFQVLVTTSIPVYNSFLGFIGIKSNLALPADQIAHYSKIQLWMGVGVALLSGLAQLMWWQRNDKSTVINAVGTPLVLTLLGSALVILLLRYNGHEIQPAYIALLTAGLFGVLANISTIAQLILRRVKLSGGAVAHLGIALMLLGVLGSAGYSNIVSKNVSGLVYSKEFPEDLNRDNVLLWRNDSAPMGAYDVSYTGQYIDVPGVPGYVNKDLLFRTADEYKALARGDIKRADKVYYKAGDTVEILPENTYYRVEYKDRETGEAFTLYPRAQVNEEMGGLLASPDIKKFFNHDIYSHISSVPDPSKEKDWSEVKESQLTVGDTIYLNDYFAVFRGVEPAQQTAGLGLAKGDLAIQADMMVFGEKKQYHVHPVFVVRNKMIGRVPDEIEDLGLRISLNTVDPTAGKFTFGVSTTQKDYIILKAVEKPFINLLWSGTLLMALGFGLALRNGIRRKQPAPTAEHVPSRVASRQARPEAVA